TAACAAGCAAGTGAATGTGAATGAGAGAATTAATGTAATTCTGCATAATACCTGTATTATCGACAATATCAGCTGCAAGAGTAAGAAATATTTCTTCACGGCTACTCGCCTACTCCGTTAGAAGAAATGGATAACTGCTACTCCATTACTTGGAACTTATACCTTGGGCAGTCAAATCATAAATAGgtatttagagcatctccagtaTTTTCCAAATACCTCTATCCTCATAAAACTATCATATTGGGGACAATTATGCTTTCTTCTTGCTTTAGCTGTTGCCCAATACCTCTCTTTTTTTGTGGCTACCAATATTTCTCTCATCTCCCTTGAAATAAAGGGAAAGATATAACTCCCTCAGTACCATAGGACCATTCCAACTACcacttttcatctatatttcctCTCTATACTCTTGTGTGACACACCTTCCATATGGGTATTGGAGGACATATATTAAAGTACGGCACATATTGACAAAAAGATAACATTAGGCTACCTCAATACATGTATATTGGGAAAAGATTGTTGGGGAActgctggagatgctcttacaccCTCTTCTCCTTGACCATTACAACGAAAAGTGGGGTATTTGATGTTTGATATAGAGAGGATATGCACTTTGACAGAGTGTTCTATTCTCAATTATTTCCTGTGTATCTTCTTACAAAGTTTTGAATGTGTGTCTTAATAAGACGACACATTTTATGTTTTCTCATTTGCTTATACATATGACTAGTTGGCTAtattagactatctccaacaatggtCACCTAAATTACAAGAcctatttgtcctttgggtagcgctacaggtaaaaggttccatatctatttttagtcttctccaacaacaagacttaaaagacaacactctctgcaaatgggtctcgaggagagaggatacccaaatttgggttatgcctctcctgatacccaaaataggtcttctgtatgggtactctgttggaggctataggtattgtgttggaaatctattttgggtttgggtttcaaataggtctcctattggagacagccttaTACACCTATAATATGGTCCAGGAGGGTTTGGCGGTTTTAGCCTCAAAACTACGGTCAGAGTGGTTTCTAAGTTTGGACCTTAAAAACTGAGGAAGTGATGGCACGTGACATTATGTCGAGGCGAAATAACTTTACGACTGTGGCCGTTCGATGCTCCGAAGACCATATGGACCATTTTGCCGTATGTGGTTGTTTGGATCTAGAAAGTATAAATAGGTTTTAGCTAAACAAGTTTTGAGCACATTTTACAAAAACATCATTTTTCAGATAGATAGTTAATTACTGTGAGTTTTATTAAAACTATGTTTAGGTAGCGTGGATCTAGAAACACATGTAAACAATATCGGGTTTGTTTGGTTACGTGTCTTTCTTGTAGTATGGCTAGGAAATAAGTCAGGCTAGGCTAAAGTTGGTTTCAGCAAGCCAACGGTGTTATAAGCTGTACTTTTAAGTTGCATTGATCTTCGGACAGGCCAATAGGCCAAAGTTGGCCAAGTTGAGGATGCTTGGGAGTTGGGATGTGGGGCTGCGATGGGCTGAGAGAGCTGCCTGATGGGAGATGGATGGCCTCTCTTCAGTTGAGCGATTATCTTTTTTTCTCCCGAACAATCAATTTGGACCTATCTGAATATATATTCATTCCatactctatttttttttagatttaagTTGGGTTTCACGGAAAGTGGTGCTCCTTGTAGGATTTGCTGTGTAAAACTgtaaactttgcttttgggtggaTAACCTATGTCTTGTTAGCAGCATGACCGACAAGAGTATGTTCTAGGTTACAGAAagggaccttgacttgctgatcaaACGTAAACAACCTGCAGAGGTAAGTTTGAACTCTGATTATTCTAATACTTGTACTGAACATCATTGCTAAACTGGCAGCCACGCAAATGTGTTTCGTGGACCACCTGTCACCTGTTAATTGCCAATGTGATAAGGTTTTCCAAGTAATAATGTGATTTGTGAGTGCCCAAACTTATTGTCTGCCTTCCTTTGTGCAGCAGTGTGTGATGATTGTCCTCGTAACAGTGAACAAGAAGCGTCACTTTGACCGGAGAGCAAGACCCTTTATACCATATGTCCTCTTTTGTTTACCATAGAGTGTTTGTCTGACAACCCAGTTATGAACTTAtaaaaactttttatatagacattcGACGATGGATTGTATAACTAATGTGACATGTAAAAAAGAACAAAGGGAGTATCTCCTAGATTTATTCATATGTTGCTTTCCCATGTAATTAGAGTCTTTAAGGGCACTCACATTgcagactctattatagagtctaaagttatttattacctcgaacaatatagacttagagtctaaataagacttggagtcttattttttctacctgtttcttcaataaatatgttgtcatatcaacaaaatatcataaataatatgtaattaattgtcttggactctgtgatagagtcttgcattgtgagtgccttaACCTTTGTCTTTGGGTTGTATTTGAGGCATGCTTGGTTTAATGCAGTATTTAGCTAGGACTAGGAATTTTTAACCTTTTGTGTCTTTTTTTTGTGCCCCCACAGTTTTAACTTGCAATGCATGTTTTTCAACGAGTTTTTTCGGCTTTGCTTATATGGATTTATAATTGCCTACCTTTGTATATATCGCGTATAATTGCCTAGCAACCAATTTCTTTGTTTCCTAAAAAACAATAGTGACCGACTAGAGCAGAGGTGTGAATTTGCAGGCCAACAGCCAACTGGTGCCGCCACAATATTGACAAGCAGGTGGGCCCAAAAGAATCTACATTACGAGCCCAACAAATGACGAGGCCCAGTTTTGAATCTACAGGACAAataagggcatgtttggttcgacttactaaattttagttatactaaaattattttagctactcttaaaTAATTAATGAAACTAAATTATTTTAACTCATTTTATCAATGTGTTTAAAACTTTAACTACTAAaataactaaaatttagctagtTAAAATTTAGCAACGGAAACCAAACAGCACCAAAATGTTCACCAGCAGTTAGCCGTTACCGGTACCGGTTGTGAGCTGCCCTGCTGCAGTGCCGCCGCCAGCCACCGTCTACCACCTGCGAGCTCGCTCATCCGCCGCCGGCAATCGGCATGCCGCCTAAACGTGCAGGTCGGCGTCGCCTGCCGCAAAGCGAGCGCCCCTCATCCACTTTACACGGTGAATGGGTCGTATCGCGCTCGCGCTCGCGCGTCCGTTCGTCAACTGATGCTAGCTTGCTTGATCCTTTGCATTGGGCAGGCCACGCCGTCGCCGCGCGCGCCCCTGCTGGTTTCCGACGCCCGCAGAGGCGCTCCCGGATGCGCCTGCTGCCCGCCTCAGGTCGCACACTTCTTCTCTGCCTACCCCTACCTTGctatgccatgccatgccatgcaaTGCACGTGGGGTGCTTGTAGAAATGACCCAAACACGCGCCAAGTTCCATCGTTCCAGCAATGTGTAGCCATTTTCTACTGCTGCCGCCTGCCACAGCGGCTGTCATGCTCCTGCCACGCCGCTGCTGCCATCATCAGGCACAAGATCTGGCCGCTCCGCCGGCTCCAAGCTCATGACGCGGATGACTGCTGCTCCACCGGGTGCTGAGAAGATTATTAGTGTGCCGCTTTCCTCTGTTGGGCTTTTCTTGTCCCACATGGTGGATTAATCCTACTGGAATCATCCCTAACCAGCATCCTGGAAAATAGTTTACAGAGACATGTGTGGTGTATTGCGCATCGCTTTCATATTCTTTACTATTTCTCGCTAAATTAATCGCCACAGCCTGCACTTGCATTCCATGATAATACCGCCCTGCTTTGTTCTTTCCCAGCTATTTCTACATGCATGAATCCTGGTCCTTCACCACCCACCCGTACGCACTGCATTACTGCAAACAAGGCTAGAGAGCAAACTAACTAGCATGGCTGACTCGCTGCTTCTCCCTGTGGTGACCAGGGTGGCCGGCAAGGCCACCGACGAGCTCGTTCAGCGCGTTACCCGCATGTGGGGCGTCGACGCCGACCGTGGCAAGCTGGAGCGGTTGCTGCTGGCGGTGCAGTGCATGCTGCCTGACGCCGAGGTGAAGGGCGAGACCAGCCCTGTCATCAGGAGGTGGATGAAGGAACTTAAGGCTGTCGCCTATCAGGCAGACGACGTCCTTGACGACTTACAGTATGAGGCTCTGCGGCGTGAGGCCAATGAGGGTGAGCCCACGGCCCGCAAGGTATCGAGGTACTTGACCCTTCACAGCCCACTTCTGTTCCGTCTCACTGTGAGTAGGAATCTGAGCAAGGTTCTTAAGAAATTGGATCATATTGTCCTGGAGATGCACACTTTAGGTCTGCTGGAGCGCCCAGTGGCGCAACACATTCTATGTCAGCAAAAGCAGGTAGTACTGGATGGGTCTGCTGAAATCTTTGGCAGAGATGATGACAAGGAGGAGGTAGTAAAGTTGTTGCTTGACCAACAGCATCAAGATCAGAAGAATGTGCAGGTGCTGCCCATTATTGGGATGGGCGGTGTGGGCAAGACCACGCTAGCAAAGATGGTGTACGAAGACCATAGGATTCAAAAGCACTTTGACTTGAAGATATGGCATTGTGTGACTGAAAAGTTTGAAGCCACCTCTGTCGTGAGATCAGTCACTGAATTGGCTACAGGTGAAAGATGTGATCTGCCTGACGACAGCAAGTTCTGGAGAGCACGACTTCAAGGAGCCATTGGCCGGAAAAGGTTCCTACTTATCCTTGACAATGTGCGGAATGAAGAGCAGGGAAAGTGGGAGGACAAACTTAAACCATTACTGTGCACATCTATTGGAGGATCAGGAAGCATGATTGTTGTCACTAGTCAAAGCCAACAAGTGGCTGCTATAATGGGCACCCTTCCAACCAAGGAGCTAGCATGCTTGACTGAAGATTATGCATGGGAATTATTCTCAAAGAAAGCATTTAGTAAAGGAGTACAAGAGCAACCAAAATTGGTCACTATTGGCAGACGCATCGTCCACATGTGCAAGGGACTACCTCTTGCTCTGAATACAATGGGTGGCTTGATGAGTTCAAAACAAGAAGTCCAGGATTGGGAGGCCATTGCAGAAAGCTATAACAGTGATACCAGTAGAGGCACAGATGAAGTATCTTCCATACTAAAACTGAGCTACAGATACTTGCCAAAGGAAATGAAGCAATGTTTTGCGTTCTGTGCTGTTTTTCCAAAGGATTATGAGATGGAGAAGGATAAGTTGATCCAACTATGGATGGCAAATGGTTATATTCGTGAAGGGGGGATGATGGATTTGGCACAGAAAAGTGAATTTGTTTTCAGTGAGTTGGTTTGGAGGTCCTTTCTTCAAGATGTGAAAGCGAAGATATTTTGTAACTCACTTCATGAGACAATAATATGTAAAATGCATGATTTAATGCATGACCTGACAAAAGATGTTTCAGATGAATGTACATCTGCAGAAGAGTTGATTCAAGGAAAAGCattgataaaagatatatatcACATGCAAGTGTCACGGCATGAATTGAATGAAATTAATGGATTACTGAAAGGCAGATCACCTCTCCATACTTTGTTGATTCAATCAGCGCACAATCATCTTAAGGAGTTAAAACTGAAGTCAGTAAGATCATTATGTTGTGAAGGTCTTTCTGTTATCCATGGCCAGCTTATAAATACAGCACACTTGCGGTATCTTGATCTCTCTGGGTCAAAGATTGTTAACTTGCCAAATTCACTATGTATGTTGTACAACTTACAGTCGTTGTGGCTCAATGGATGCTCCAGGCTACAGTATCTACCAGATGGTATGACAACTATGAGGAAGATCAGCTATATTCATCTTTTGGAATGTGATAGTTTGGAACGGATGCCACCAAAATTTGGTCTACTGCAGAACCTTCGCACACTGACAACTTATATTGTGGACACTGGAGATGACTTAGGAATCGAGGAGCTCAAAGACCTGCGACATCTTGGCAACAGATTGGAACTGTTCAATTTAAACAAAGTAAAGAGTGGGTCAAAGGTCAATTTCCATGAGAAGCAGAACCTTAGTGAATTATTGTTGTATTGGGGCCGTGACCGAGATTATGATCCATTAGATAATGAGGAATTTAATAAAGATGAAGAAGTACTGGAATCTCTTGTTCCTCATGGTGAACTCAAAGTTTTGAAGCTACATGGGTATGGTGGCTTGGCTCTGTCGCAATGGATGAGAGACCCTAAAATGTTCCATTGCCTTAGAGAACTCGTTATTACTGAGTGCCCAAGATGCAAGGATTTACCGATAGTATGGCTGTCATCTTCTCTTGAAGTTTTGAATTTGTCCGGAATGATCAGCCTAACAACACTGTGTAAGAACATCGATGTGGCAGAGGCAGGATGCAACACCTCTCAGCAAATTTTCCCAAAGTTGAGGAGGATGCAGTTACAATATTTGCCTGAGTTGGAGAGCTGGACAGAGAACAGTACAGGAGAGCCTAGTACCTCAGTGATGTTTCCCATGCTTGAAGAGCTAAGAATCTACCATTGCTATAAACTTGTAATTTTTCCGGAGAGCCCAGTTCTCACACTTCTATCTTGTCGAGGTGACTCTGCACGTGGTCTTGTTCCTGTGAGCATGCCCATGGGCTCTTGGCCATCTCTTGTCCACTTGGACATTGGATTGCTGGCCGAGGTGGTGATGCCTCAAGAGGACCCTCAAAGCCAAAACCAAAGACCTCTAGACACCATGCGGAGTTTGAAAATTCTTGGTGAGGATGGCTTCGTGTCAATATTTAACCTGTCCAAATCTCAACTTGGGTTTCGGGACTGTTTGGCCTTTGTGGAAAAACTGGAGATTGGATCATGCCCCAGTATTGTTCACTGGCCAGTGGAGGAGCTCCGATGCTTGCCTTGCCTTCGATCTCTGGATATTTGGTACTGTAAGAACCTGGAGGGGAAGGGCTCGTCATCTGAAGAAATCCTTCTGCTGCCCCAGCTGGAATGGTTATTGATACAGCATTGTGAGAGCTTGATGGAGATTCCCAAGTTGCCCACATCCCTTGAGGAAATGGGGATCCGCTGCTGCAACTGTTTGGTGGCTCTGCCTCCAAACCTTGGAAATCTGGCCAAGCTCAGGCATCTCTCCATTGAGGACTGTGGTGAGATGAAAGCACTACCTGATGGGATGGATGGTCTCACTTCGCTTGAGAGCTTGAGTATTGAAGAGTGTCCAGGGATAGAGAAATTTCCACAGGGTCTCCTCCAGCAGCTCCCAGCCCTCAAATTCCTGGAGATAAAGGCCTGCCCTGACCTGCAGAGACGTTGCAGACAAGGTGGGGAGTACTTTGACTTGATTTCTTCTATTTCAAATAAAGACATTCCAGCAGTAGAGTCCAACATAAAGAAGTTTGTGAAGAAGCTCGTCCCCTTCTGCTGACACTTGACTGAGGTGTGTGCGTTCCTGCATCACCACAATTCCATTATCTTGTAATTATCCATCCTTTCGTGTTTTAGATATATGTACAGTATAGTAGAACTCAATTTTTGTGTATCCGAATGCATATTCACTCTCTTATCTTTTTTATTGTATCAGTATGTTAGAGTGAGATTTAAGTTCGGTTTGATGAGAGTTGGTCGACACATTGCCCCCACTTCAAGTTCAAGGTTCTTTAATAGGATTGCTACCTAAGCTTTATTTTgcatgcaagactctatctttTTATCAGGAAAATCAAAATGAGCAAATTGTTATCATTCTGTTATGGGCGGACAAAACTGGATTTTGACTTGCTGATAAACATAAACACAGTGCAAAGGTAGATTTCCATTATGGGCTACTTTTACCCAACTCTGTTGTTCAACTGTT
This window of the Sorghum bicolor cultivar BTx623 chromosome 7, Sorghum_bicolor_NCBIv3, whole genome shotgun sequence genome carries:
- the LOC8060901 gene encoding disease resistance protein RGA2 isoform X1; this translates as MADSLLLPVVTRVAGKATDELVQRVTRMWGVDADRGKLERLLLAVQCMLPDAEVKGETSPVIRRWMKELKAVAYQADDVLDDLQYEALRREANEGEPTARKVSRYLTLHSPLLFRLTVSRNLSKVLKKLDHIVLEMHTLGLLERPVAQHILCQQKQVVLDGSAEIFGRDDDKEEVVKLLLDQQHQDQKNVQVLPIIGMGGVGKTTLAKMVYEDHRIQKHFDLKIWHCVTEKFEATSVVRSVTELATGERCDLPDDSKFWRARLQGAIGRKRFLLILDNVRNEEQGKWEDKLKPLLCTSIGGSGSMIVVTSQSQQVAAIMGTLPTKELACLTEDYAWELFSKKAFSKGVQEQPKLVTIGRRIVHMCKGLPLALNTMGGLMSSKQEVQDWEAIAESYNSDTSRGTDEVSSILKLSYRYLPKEMKQCFAFCAVFPKDYEMEKDKLIQLWMANGYIREGGMMDLAQKSEFVFSELVWRSFLQDVKAKIFCNSLHETIICKMHDLMHDLTKDVSDECTSAEELIQGKALIKDIYHMQVSRHELNEINGLLKGRSPLHTLLIQSAHNHLKELKLKSVRSLCCEGLSVIHGQLINTAHLRYLDLSGSKIVNLPNSLCMLYNLQSLWLNGCSRLQYLPDGMTTMRKISYIHLLECDSLERMPPKFGLLQNLRTLTTYIVDTGDDLGIEELKDLRHLGNRLELFNLNKVKSGSKVNFHEKQNLSELLLYWGRDRDYDPLDNEEFNKDEEVLESLVPHGELKVLKLHGYGGLALSQWMRDPKMFHCLRELVITECPRCKDLPIVWLSSSLEVLNLSGMISLTTLCKNIDVAEAGCNTSQQIFPKLRRMQLQYLPELESWTENSTGEPSTSVMFPMLEELRIYHCYKLVIFPESPVLTLLSCRGDSARGLVPVSMPMGSWPSLVHLDIGLLAEVVMPQEDPQSQNQRPLDTMRSLKILGEDGFVSIFNLSKSQLGFRDCLAFVEKLEIGSCPSIVHWPVEELRCLPCLRSLDIWYCKNLEGKGSSSEEILLLPQLEWLLIQHCESLMEIPKLPTSLEEMGIRCCNCLVALPPNLGNLAKLRHLSIEDCGEMKALPDGMDGLTSLESLSIEECPGIEKFPQGLLQQLPALKFLEIKACPDLQRRCRQGGEYFDLISSISNKDIPAVESNIKKFVKKLVPFC